From the Moorena sp. SIOASIH genome, the window CACTTTAAAGTGCGGAATATCGGCTTAACGTTAATCTTTCAAGAACATTAAAAATACTTACATTTTCCCGATTTCCAAGAAACCAGTCGTTAGGCTGGAGATATAGAGCAACAATTCATTCAAAACACGCGATCGCATACACCCATGCTATTTGACCTAGCCAACCTCCCCTACTGGATCTTTTTAGGTATGGGAGTTCTACTTTTTCTGTTAGTCATTGTTTCCGGTGGCGGAGACGATGACATTGATATAGATGCAGATGTAGATCTGGATGTGGATCTGGATGTAGATGCAGATGTCGGTACTGATACAGATACTGATGCCGATGGTGATTTAGGCGGTATCCAGATTCTAGGATGGCTAGGTATCGGCAAAGCCCCCCTAATTTTGCTCCTGGCAACAGACTGTAGTCTTTTGGGACTTTTCGGCTGGATGTTCAATGTGATGATTGGTGGTATTACTGGCAGTATTCCCACTGGGTTTTTGGCAGGGGTAGTATCAGTAATGTCATTATTCCTGACCCTAGTTACCGGAGGATTCATCTCTCGACCGATAGGAAAAATTTTCGCCTCCTTTGGAGAAGATACCAGTAGCGATCGCTTAGTTGGCTGTCAAGGTACAGTTTCCTCTGCCACCCTTCCCAAGGAAAACCAAGGCAAAATCGGTCAAGTCGATGTCCTAGATCCAGCTCGTAATCTAGTTACAGTCAATGCCACCTTACCAACTTGGGCAACAGTTACTCCTAAACGGGGAAACAAAGTGTTAGTGATTGACCGACACCATCATAACTATCTCGTAGTGCTTAAAGATAGTGCTGATCAGCAAGCCTGGTTAGACAATGCTTATTAGTCAGCAAGGGCGCACAACCTGCTGTGATGTATATCACTTCCTCAAGATTATCAAAAATTTTCTGATCTTCCCTGATTAGTATATAGAGCTCCATTTATCTGAAATCGATTTAGCCATGTCAAACTCATCCATGAATACAACATTACAAACTGTTCCGGTACAGTCATCTATAGCCCAGCTTCCTCCTGGAATTCTATTTTTCCCTGGTGTGATTGGAGGTCTGATTGTATTATTGCTATTAAGCATCTGGGCTTACACCAGAGTTTATGTCATCACCCCCAACAACGAAGCATTTTTGCGGACAGGTGGTGTCTTTATCAAAAAGAAAACGGTTATTCTCAGTGGCGGGTGTGTGGTTTTGCCAGGATTTCATGAACTTACCCGTGTCCCACTCAGAGAAATTTCTATTGATGTTGAGCGGACCGGTAACCTAGCAGTTCGGACCCAAGACTACCTGCGGGCTAATATGCGGGTAACCTTTTATGTCTGTATCAATGCCAATGAAGACGATGTGATTACTGCTGCCCAACGACTGTCTCGTGAAGGTAAAATTTCCCCCGAAGATATTAAAGAAGCTATCGAAAAACGGGCGGATGATGCCATTAGAGCAGCAGCAAAGAAAAAGAATTTGGCAGAAATTGATTCCGATAAATTAGGATTTGCTGATGAAGTGTTGAATTTGATTCAGCAAGACTTAAGAAAAGTCGGTTTAACTCTCAATAATATCGCTATTTCTGAGATAGAAGAGAGTGATACCTACGATACGAATAACTTCTTTGATGCCCAAGGGGTACGTCTGCGTACGGAAACCATTCAAAAATCAATTCAGCAAAAAACTGAAGTTGAGCTAAATACCAAAGTTGCCATTGAAGAGAAAGAACTCAACGCTCAAAAGCAATCCCTACGCATTGCCCAAGAACAAGAAGAAGCTAAACTGGGGCAAAAGCTTGAGGTTGAAGCCCTAAAAGCCCAGCGTGAGCGGGAAATCGAAGAAGCTAAAGCCACAGAAGCAGCCACAATTCAGCGGACTAAAATTTTACAGAATAAGTCTGTAGAAGAGGAAGAAATTCGCAAGCTACTAGCCTTGCAGCAAAGCCAAATTGAAGCCGATATTACCCTCGAAGAACGGAATAAAGCCCTCAAGGTAGCCCAAACCCTGCAAAAACAAGAAGCGGAATTGGCAGAAATTAATCGTCAGAAAACCTTAGAAGAGGAAAAGATTCAACAACAGCTGGCAGTCCAAGCTAAGAAAATTCAGGCAGATATTGAATTAGAAGAACGGAATAAAACCCTCAAGGTGGCACAAATCCTGCAAAAACAGGAAGCAGAAGTAGCAGAAGTTACTCGTCAGAAAACCGTCGATGCTGCCTTGCTTAATTCTCAGGTAGAATTGTCAGAAGCAGAACGAGAGTCAAAAATTGCTCAACAAGAAGCTGCGATCGCAATTGCCGAAAAAGAACGCGATCGCTTCAATTCCGAAGCCGAACGAGCTCAAGCTGAAGCCGCTGTAACCACCGCTACGGAAGTAGAAGAAGCCGAACGCCAACAACGCCTTTCTATCATTGCTGCTGAACAAGAAGCCGAACAACGGCGGATTGGTGAGCAAAACGTGATTGAAATCGATGTATTCCGCCGCTCTCGTCAAGCAGAAGCAGCCAGACAAGCAGCAGAACTAGAAGCTGAGTCGATCCGCACCCTAGCAGAGGCAAATCGGGATAAAGCCTTGGCAGAGGCAGAAGGTAAACGATCCCTGATCGAAGCCGAAAATTCCATCAGCGATGCTCAGCTAACTGCTAAAATCATCACTACCATATGGCCAGAGTTAGCCAATCAACTACCAGAAATTGCTAAAGCCTTGGCTCCCCAGCCAGGAATTTTGGGAGATACTCGGATTTACTCCTTCCCCGGTGTCAATGGCAATAATGGTAACGGAGTTAGCAGTGTAGGTGACATCAACAAACTACTACTATCTACCAGTGGCTTATCAATGATTAATGGTTTGTTAGAGGAAGGCAAGCTAGGGGAGTTGATAAGTCAAATCCGCCAGATGATGACTCACAACAGTAGCACAATCACCAGTAACACAATCACACCAAAGGAGAAGAAAACCCCGACCACGGATATCATCCCATCACGGGCAGCAGCAACCTCAAACGTTACCGAAAAAAACCACCTTACCCACCCAAGCATCAAGAAACCGAAATCAGGGAAAGGCTGAAGTATGAAGGTAAGCATTCAGCGGTCAGTCCTCAGCCGTCAGCTTTTGGCTCACGCTATGGGAATGCCTGATAGCTGATAGCTGATAGCTGAATGCTTACGTATGAAGAATTCATAATTCATGCTTCATGCTTCACAATTCATAGTTTCTTTGTATAGTTCGAGCAATCTTCGCTCCAATTTGATAACCTAGCTAAAATAATCTCGGAAGAAAAACAGCGTGGATATTCAAATTGGGCGAGGTAAGATAGCTCGCAGAGCCTACGGCATAGATGAAATTGCACTCGTTCCCGGACAGCGGACACTCGACCCCAGTTTGGCTGATACTCGCTGGCGTATTGGTGGTATTGAACGGGAAATTCCCATTATCGCCAGCGCTATGGATGGGGTGATTGATGTGTCCATGGCAGTCAAGTTGTCCCAAATTGGGGCAATGGGGGTTCTCAACTTAGAAGGCATTCAAACCCGTTATCCTGACCCATCACCAATACTAGACCGCATTGTCTCGGTGGGAAATTCTGAGTTTGTTCCCCTGATGCAGGAACTTTATAGTTCACCGATTAAGCCAGAATTGATTACCCAGCGAATTCGGGAAATCAAGGACCAAGGTGGCATTGCAGCTGTCAGTCTTACCCCTGCTGGAGCCAGTAAATATAGTCAGGTAGTGGCAGAAGCTGGTGCTGATTTAATGTTTGTTCAAGCAACAGTCGTTTCTACAGCTCACCTGTCACCAGAGTCCATCAATCCCCTGGATTTGGCACAGTTTTGTCAGGATATGCCCATGCCAGTAATTTTGGGGAATTGCGTGACCTATGATGTTGCCCTCAATTTGATGAAAGTTGGGGCAGCTGCTGTCTTGGTAGGTATTGGTCCTGGTGCTGCTTGTACCTCTCGGGGTGTCTTGGGTGTCGGTGTACCTCAGGCAACAGCAGTGGCAGATTGCGCTGCTGCCCGTGACGACTACTATCAGGAAACCGGTAACTATGTCCAAGTGATTGCTGATGGCGGTTTAATTACAGGAGGTGACATCTGTAAGTGTATTGCTTGTGGTGCTGATGGGGTGATGATTGGTTCTCCTTTAGCCCGTGCCAAAGAAGCTCCCGGACAAGGGTTTCATTGGGGGATGGCAACCCCTTCGAGCGTGCTACCCCGTGGGACACGAATTAAAGTCGGCAGCACTGGCACACTTGAGCAAATTCTGACTGGACCAGCCAAAATGGATGATGGCACCCACAATCTTTTGGGAGCATTGAAAACCAGTATGGGAACCCTCGGAGCAAAAAACCTCAAGGAAATGCAACAAGTGGAAGTAGTGATTGCTCCCTCTCTGCTAACAGAAGGAAAAGTATACCAGAAAGCTCAGCAGTTGGGTATGGGTAAATAGTATAGTCTCTAGTTGAATACTTATCATTCTTGGTTGTTCATCAATTGAAAATTGAAACTTGACCATTGACAATTGACAATTATTATGCTAATAGAAAATTTTAACACCTTTTCTACAGCTTTCTAAGGTTCACGAACGACTGTTGTCAATAGCTCAAGCGCTGAGTATATATACTTATCGCTTCCCCAGCCAATCGTCAAAATTTTTCGATTGGCTTGGAAATTGCTGAAAAAAAATAAACGGTGACATACAATGGAAAAAGCGGAGACAAATGTTTCCGTTCACTCCTCACACCACACTCCGCCCGGACAGAGTTCGGGCGGTTCCTTATTTTGCTCATTTTGAAGGTTGTTTGGTTGAAGATTGTTTGGTTGAAGGTTGTTTGGTTGAAGGTTGTTTGGTTGAAGGTTGTTTGATTGAAGGTTGTTTGATTGAAGGTTGTTTGGTTGAAGGTTGTTTGGTTGAAGGTTGTTTGGTTGAAGGTTGTTTGGTTGAAGGTTGTTTGGTTGAAGGTTGTTTGGTTGAACGCGATGGACGAAGTCCCGCTTTCAGCGAACGCGTGGCCTTTTGGCCAAGGTTGTTTGGTTGTTCGCCTTTGGCGTTCGGTGTAGGGTAGGTTGAACGGCGTTGCTTAATAATGGAATGATTTTAAGAGTGTTTAGGTGCGCGCCTCCAAGGCCGCGAGCAATCCCTCGCGGCCTTGGGTCGCACCTGTAGAATAGGCATCTTGCCGTGGAATGGGCATCTTGCGTGGAATGGGCATCTTGCGTGGAACTGGCATCTTGCCAGTTTCAATATATTCCCAGGCGGGCAGGATGCCCACTCTACTCCTATTCATTCAAAGACATTAGCAACGCCGGTTGAACGCGATGGACGAAGTCCCGCTTTCAGCGATCGCGTGGCCGAAAAGCCAAGGTTGAGACGATAACCTGTAACCTGTAACCTGTAACCTGTAACCTTAAACCTATAACCTTCAACCTATAACCTTCAACCTGTAACCTGTAACCTGTAACCTTCAACCTGTAACCTTCAACCTGTAACCTTCAACCTATAACCTTCAACCTGTAACCTGTAACCTGTAACCTTCAACCTGTAACCTTCAACCTGTAACTTGTAACCGCGTCACCTGCTGTTCCGGCCCCATGGGAGTGTTAACTTTTGCCCAAGATATTTAATCGGTGTTGTGACTATGGTAAAATTTCGGAGGTACGTAGCAAAAGTATTCGCAAGGATTTCCAGGCATGTCAAAAGCCGCACAAGTTACAGACTCCAGCTTTCAGGCAGAGGTACTTGATAGCGACACCCCAGTATTGGTAGATTTTTGGGCACCTTGGTGCGGTCCCTGTCGGATGGTGTCTCCGGTTGTGGATGAGATAGCAGACCAGTACGAAGGTAAGCTCAAAGTCGTTAAGCTGAACACCGACGAAAATCCTAAGGTGGCAGGTGATTATGGTATCCGCAGTATACCAACGTTGATGATTTTCAAGGGAGGTCAACGAGTAGATATGGTCGTGGGTGCAGTCCCCAAAAGTACCTTGGCGGGTACTCTCGAAAAGCACATTGACTAATGGCAAAAGGCTTCTAGGCACAAGGGGAAATGTAAAAGATTGCTTCTGACCTCCTCAGCTCCTCAGCTATTCGTCACCAATCTTAAATTGACCAACAGACATCTGCAACTTCTGGGCAACCTCGACAGTTGTTCGTAGGGATTGAGAGACTTCGCCAGAAGAATGAGAGGTTTGTCGGGAGGTGGCAGCAATTTCCTGTATTAAGTCAGTAACGTCCCGAGATGTTTTGGCTTGGGAAACTGTGGCGTTAGAAATAGATTGGACTAACTGGTCAATCTCATGGGAGACGGCAACAATTTCTTCTAGGCTCTGTTTAGCCTTGAAAACCATTTGGGTTCCATCAACCACTTGTTTTTTTCCGTCTTCCATGGCTTTGACCACCTCTTGGGTTTCCTGCTGAATGGTGTCAATCACCTGTTCAATGTCTTTGATGGCATTGGCTGACTGGGTTGCTAGTCTACCCACTTGTTCCGCAACCACTCGGAACCCTTCTCCCTCTTCTCCCGCACGGCTCGCTTCAATCCCAGCATTGACTGACAGTAAACTAGTCTGTACGGCTATTTCCTGTACCAATCCCACTACTTTAGCAATCTCCTTAGAAGATTCCCCTAGCAGCTTTACTTTGTTTGCTGTGTTGACTACAGTCTCTCGCAAATTTACAATAGTCTTAACTGTGCTATCCATGGCTTGCCCACTAGTAAGGGCAGCGCTGAAGGCGATGTGAGAAACCTCTGCTGCTTGGCTGGCATTCTTTGAGACCGCTTGAATTGAGTGCATCATCTGCTCAATCGATCTTAGAGTGTGGGTAATGTTATCTGACTGCTCCATTGCTTGCTGGGCGAATTTACCCACTGCCTGTTCATCAACAGCAACAGCAGTATTCACTTGGGTCGAGGCAAGTTTGACCTGGATCACAATTTGCCGCAAACTTTCAATCAGGGCATTGAAGAAGTCCGCCACTGTACCAATTTCCCCCTCACCCACTTCTGCCCGGACTGTGAGGTCTCCCTTGGCAGCATTTTCCACATTATACAAGAGTTCCAATACTTGGTGCTGGAGTGCTTCTTTTTGCTGACGTTGCTCAATAGCATTTAACTCCGCCGCCCGGCGTGCTTGTTCGATTTGGTCAGAGGTTGATGCTGCTTTCTTTAGCGCTAAGTCCGCGTCTACTCTTGCTTGTTGTAACTGTTCAAACAGATGAGCTTGGTTAAGGGCAAAACCCATCTGAATCGCCAATTGTTTTAATAAATCCGCCTCTTCTGGCTGCCAGTCCCGTGGCTCAGAACACTGGTGAGCACATAATAAACCTACCAGTTCCTCCTCATGCAAAATCGGCGCAACCATGTTGGCTTTGACCTGTAGCCGTTCGAGAATCTCACAGTGGCAGCCCGTTAAGCTAGCTTCATAGACGTTATGGCAAACCCAGACTCGCCCACTTTTGAACCGATCCACAGACCCTTCCCGCAATGGGTCATTGATAATTTTTCCCATGGCTTCAATCCAACCAGGTGCTACGGATTCCGCCATGATTGTTCCACTATCCCACCCTTCATTGAAGCTATAGATCACCACCCGGTCGGTTTGCAAGATGCTGCGAACTCCATCTACTGAAGTACTTAGGATATTTTCTGATGTCACAGATTTATAAAGAAGGCTGGTAAACTCAGCAAATAACTGGGAGCGCTCCGCTATGGCTTGCTGGAGAAAAGCCTGTTGAGCGAGAGCTTTTTCCTTAGATACGATGTTGTCAGCAAGTTTATTGAAGGTATCTGCCAGTTGACCAAGTTCATCAGTAGCTATTACCTCAGCACGGGTTTGGCGATCGCCTGCGGCAAATTTATGGGTAATCTGGTGTAGCATTTTAATCGGTTCAGCAATTGACCGCCCCAGCAGAATTGCCAAGAATACATCTGTTGCTAATGCCAAAAACCCAATAGACGCTTGTACCAGTAGGCTACCTGTAAGAAAATCATTCAGCTCAGATTCGCTAGTCCCCCGGACTAATACTGCCACCGGTTCTCCCTGAGAATCAATTAGAGCTTTTGCTGCCATGGTATAGGTTTGCTCCCCTACCTTCTGACGGTCGGTAACTAACTCGTCTAATTTACCAACATTAACGGCTTTCTCAAGTAGGGATGGGTTAGGTAAGGGAAGATCAGATTGGGCTTGCTCCCAATTAGCAGCTTTACCTTGGTCTAAGGCTGTTACTAAGGCAAATTCTCCCGAAGGCTGACGCAAATAAACAGCACTGTAGCCTCCGTTAAAGGTTTTCAGGGTTTCCTTGACAATGGGTTTCTTGCCATTAACAATATCCCCAGAAAGCAAAGCACCAATCACCTCATCAGTTTTTGGGTCTTTTACTGGTGTGACCGTGTAACGAATTAGGGCATCTTGCTTTACAGTATCTTGCTTCGCCAACCCCTCAGGTAAAGGGGGTGATTCTTTTTTTAATTCTTGCCAGCTTACAATTTGATTAGCTGTAATTTGCTTAGACTGCTTGAGGACTTGACTAACCAGGTTATTGGGATCAAACGTTTCTCCTTTCCGGTCAGCATTAGCATTAACAATAATTCGTAAATCTTTGTCCACCAGAGTGGCATATTCAATCTGGCGAGCCTTAACTTCATTCTGGAGAATTTTTTTAACTTGCCCCTCTAATGATTTGGACAATAACTGATTTCTACTATGGGCAAGAGCAGCTTCAAGAATAGCAGTATTTTCCGATTGACCACGGAACCCAAACCCCATTTGGTTGATTTTAATGTTGTAGTTGATTTCTGTGACAGCCAACTCTGACTGAGCTTGTCCACGTAATTGAGCTCTTCCTCCTATTATAATTAATAATGCTCCTACACCCATCAGTGCAGCCACAGAGATTACCTCGGAGGCAAACAAACCTACAATTTGCTTAGTTTTAACTGGTAAGTTATAAAACCATTGTAGGTGTAATTTTTGGCTTGGTTGAGAGGAAGAAATTCTGAGGGTAGTCGTTGGCTTGATTACGGGGCGCAATTGTATACCTGTCATTAGTGAGTAACTATCAAACTAGTTTAATAAAAAAAATAAAAAGATACTTATAATTAATTTTTTTTATTTATTTTATATTTAGATTTAATTTAAATAAAATCAAATAGAATAAATTTTTATTTTATAGCGGAGCTCATATTAATGAGGTACAGACACCTATTTTTACCCTGTTCCCTGATCCGAAGTTCCCTGTTCCCTAAAATCCAAAACTTGTTTACTTCACCTATTTGATAAATGCTATAATTTTTATGACAGTAGTGTGTTGCCTGTAATCTCGCTAGCCACAAAAAAAAATCGCAAGCAATAAGAACCGAAATAAATTCCTAGAAATTAAATCGATTTTTATCTATTACTTTTATCTCTTTAAAGATATAAATTATTAGGGTATAATTCTTGTTATGACTCCTATGACTCAACTTATGACTCAAACCACAGCCAACTTAACAATGTCCACTAGCTGCTGTTTAGAAAAAGGTTTGGTGAGATAGGCATCAGCGCCTTGTTTCATACCCCATAGACGGTCGATGTCCTGATTTTTAGAAGAACAAATAACAATGGGAATGCTAGTGGTATCCCCATGGTTCTTCAGGCTGCGGCACAACTCAAAGCCACTCATTCCTGGCATAATTATATCTAGAACTATAACATCAGGTTTTTCCATTACTGCCTTATCCAAAGCATCTTTAGCATCGGCAATACAAATGACTGTGTTACCACTGTCCCGTAGGTATCTAGCCATTAACTCTAACTGAGCCAGGTTATCTTCAACAATCAAAACTTTACTCATAGTTCAATTATTAATTGGTGTTTAACACTATAATCTAATCATGAACTTGTTGACTGTTGACTATTGGTTTACTATTGACTGTTGACTGTCCAATACGGTCAACTCAACAAAAAACGTTCAATTCAATAAACTTTTCAAGTTTAGTCAAGTTTGATTTTCATTGACCTAGTAAAAAATTAAACTTTAATAAAACTTTAATAAAACTTTAATAAAACTTTTATTAAAATTTAATAATTAATAGAGCTAATTAGACCACTTCTAGCTTACTGCTATGGACTTAATC encodes:
- a CDS encoding OB-fold-containig protein; this encodes MLFDLANLPYWIFLGMGVLLFLLVIVSGGGDDDIDIDADVDLDVDLDVDADVGTDTDTDADGDLGGIQILGWLGIGKAPLILLLATDCSLLGLFGWMFNVMIGGITGSIPTGFLAGVVSVMSLFLTLVTGGFISRPIGKIFASFGEDTSSDRLVGCQGTVSSATLPKENQGKIGQVDVLDPARNLVTVNATLPTWATVTPKRGNKVLVIDRHHHNYLVVLKDSADQQAWLDNAY
- a CDS encoding SPFH domain-containing protein; its protein translation is MNTTLQTVPVQSSIAQLPPGILFFPGVIGGLIVLLLLSIWAYTRVYVITPNNEAFLRTGGVFIKKKTVILSGGCVVLPGFHELTRVPLREISIDVERTGNLAVRTQDYLRANMRVTFYVCINANEDDVITAAQRLSREGKISPEDIKEAIEKRADDAIRAAAKKKNLAEIDSDKLGFADEVLNLIQQDLRKVGLTLNNIAISEIEESDTYDTNNFFDAQGVRLRTETIQKSIQQKTEVELNTKVAIEEKELNAQKQSLRIAQEQEEAKLGQKLEVEALKAQREREIEEAKATEAATIQRTKILQNKSVEEEEIRKLLALQQSQIEADITLEERNKALKVAQTLQKQEAELAEINRQKTLEEEKIQQQLAVQAKKIQADIELEERNKTLKVAQILQKQEAEVAEVTRQKTVDAALLNSQVELSEAERESKIAQQEAAIAIAEKERDRFNSEAERAQAEAAVTTATEVEEAERQQRLSIIAAEQEAEQRRIGEQNVIEIDVFRRSRQAEAARQAAELEAESIRTLAEANRDKALAEAEGKRSLIEAENSISDAQLTAKIITTIWPELANQLPEIAKALAPQPGILGDTRIYSFPGVNGNNGNGVSSVGDINKLLLSTSGLSMINGLLEEGKLGELISQIRQMMTHNSSTITSNTITPKEKKTPTTDIIPSRAAATSNVTEKNHLTHPSIKKPKSGKG
- a CDS encoding GuaB3 family IMP dehydrogenase-related protein, producing the protein MDIQIGRGKIARRAYGIDEIALVPGQRTLDPSLADTRWRIGGIEREIPIIASAMDGVIDVSMAVKLSQIGAMGVLNLEGIQTRYPDPSPILDRIVSVGNSEFVPLMQELYSSPIKPELITQRIREIKDQGGIAAVSLTPAGASKYSQVVAEAGADLMFVQATVVSTAHLSPESINPLDLAQFCQDMPMPVILGNCVTYDVALNLMKVGAAAVLVGIGPGAACTSRGVLGVGVPQATAVADCAAARDDYYQETGNYVQVIADGGLITGGDICKCIACGADGVMIGSPLARAKEAPGQGFHWGMATPSSVLPRGTRIKVGSTGTLEQILTGPAKMDDGTHNLLGALKTSMGTLGAKNLKEMQQVEVVIAPSLLTEGKVYQKAQQLGMGK
- a CDS encoding pentapeptide repeat-containing protein yields the protein MAFNQTTFNQTTFNQTTFNQTTFNQTTFNQTTFNQTTFNQTTFNQTTFNQTTFNQTIFNQTTFKMSKIRNRPNSVRAECGVRSERKHLSPLFPLYVTVYFFSAISKPIEKF
- the trxA gene encoding thioredoxin, which codes for MSKAAQVTDSSFQAEVLDSDTPVLVDFWAPWCGPCRMVSPVVDEIADQYEGKLKVVKLNTDENPKVAGDYGIRSIPTLMIFKGGQRVDMVVGAVPKSTLAGTLEKHID
- a CDS encoding methyl-accepting chemotaxis protein, producing MTGIQLRPVIKPTTTLRISSSQPSQKLHLQWFYNLPVKTKQIVGLFASEVISVAALMGVGALLIIIGGRAQLRGQAQSELAVTEINYNIKINQMGFGFRGQSENTAILEAALAHSRNQLLSKSLEGQVKKILQNEVKARQIEYATLVDKDLRIIVNANADRKGETFDPNNLVSQVLKQSKQITANQIVSWQELKKESPPLPEGLAKQDTVKQDALIRYTVTPVKDPKTDEVIGALLSGDIVNGKKPIVKETLKTFNGGYSAVYLRQPSGEFALVTALDQGKAANWEQAQSDLPLPNPSLLEKAVNVGKLDELVTDRQKVGEQTYTMAAKALIDSQGEPVAVLVRGTSESELNDFLTGSLLVQASIGFLALATDVFLAILLGRSIAEPIKMLHQITHKFAAGDRQTRAEVIATDELGQLADTFNKLADNIVSKEKALAQQAFLQQAIAERSQLFAEFTSLLYKSVTSENILSTSVDGVRSILQTDRVVIYSFNEGWDSGTIMAESVAPGWIEAMGKIINDPLREGSVDRFKSGRVWVCHNVYEASLTGCHCEILERLQVKANMVAPILHEEELVGLLCAHQCSEPRDWQPEEADLLKQLAIQMGFALNQAHLFEQLQQARVDADLALKKAASTSDQIEQARRAAELNAIEQRQQKEALQHQVLELLYNVENAAKGDLTVRAEVGEGEIGTVADFFNALIESLRQIVIQVKLASTQVNTAVAVDEQAVGKFAQQAMEQSDNITHTLRSIEQMMHSIQAVSKNASQAAEVSHIAFSAALTSGQAMDSTVKTIVNLRETVVNTANKVKLLGESSKEIAKVVGLVQEIAVQTSLLSVNAGIEASRAGEEGEGFRVVAEQVGRLATQSANAIKDIEQVIDTIQQETQEVVKAMEDGKKQVVDGTQMVFKAKQSLEEIVAVSHEIDQLVQSISNATVSQAKTSRDVTDLIQEIAATSRQTSHSSGEVSQSLRTTVEVAQKLQMSVGQFKIGDE
- a CDS encoding response regulator; this translates as MSKVLIVEDNLAQLELMARYLRDSGNTVICIADAKDALDKAVMEKPDVIVLDIIMPGMSGFELCRSLKNHGDTTSIPIVICSSKNQDIDRLWGMKQGADAYLTKPFSKQQLVDIVKLAVV